The Verrucomicrobiia bacterium region TCGAGCCCGTGACGGCCGCGGGCATTCCCGTCGTGGTGTTCCTCGAGGGGACCAGCAGCGACGGCAGCCAGGTGCTGCCGTTCCGCGCGTCCCTGCTGGCGCCGGCCGTCGCCGCGGGCTGGAACGTGGCACCCGTCGCGCTCGACTACAGTGTCCGCCCGGGATCGGTCGCCCGGGACGTCGCCTGGTGGGGGGACCAGGGATTCATGCCCCATTTTCTCAACCTGCTCGCGCGCGACGCCGTGCATGCCCGCATTGCCTTTGGCGGGGCGCTGCCCGCCGGACCCGACCGCAAGGCACTGGCCCGGACGCTGCATGCGGCAGTGGTCGGGTTGCGGGTCCACGGCGGGACGATTCCGGAGAGCCCGGCAAAATTCGAGCCCGAACTGGCCTCGAAAAACTCCCGCGGATAGGATGCCCCCGGTGCCCGCGCAGATCACCATCGTCGTTCCGTTGTTCGAGGAGGCCGCGAATGTCGCCCCGCTGGTGACCGAGCTCATCCGGGTCTTCGCCGGGGAATCACGGCCATGGGAACTGGTGCTGGTGGACGACGGGAGCCGCGACGGCACCTGGACCGAGGTGCTGGCGGCGCAGGCGACGGATCCCCGGGTTCGCGGCATCCGCCACCGGGAGAACCGCGGGCAAAGTGCCGCCGTATGGACCGGGATCATCCGCTCCGATGCGCCCCTGCTCTGCACCCTGGACGGCGACCTTCAAAACGACCCCTCCGAGCTGCCGCGGATGTTGTCGCTCCTCGATTCGGTGGATTTTGTCTGCGGCCATCGGGTTCACCGGAGAGACTCGCGGGTGCGGCGGGTGTCCTCGCGGGTGGCGCGGGTCGCCCGAAGACTGGCGCTGGGGGCCGATTTCGCCGACACCGGCTGTGCGCTTCGTGCCTTCCGCCGGGAATGCCTTGCCGGGGTGTTCCTCTTCAACGGACTGCACCGGTTCCTTCCGATCCTCGTGGCCGGCGGCGGCTTTCGATGCCGGGAGGTCCCGGTGATGCACCGGGCCCGGACGGCCGGCGTCTCCAAGTACGGTGTCTGGAACCGCCTTGGCCGGGGGCTGTTCGATCTGCTCGGCGTGGCCTGGTATCAACGCCGTCGGGTGGCTCCGGTGGTTCTTGAAGATTCGCGGCGACCGACG contains the following coding sequences:
- a CDS encoding 1-acyl-sn-glycerol-3-phosphate acyltransferase, producing MTFRRPLRTARRFSAFLWFHVTSVRDFRRQVAPREHDGRDFKVRAAWTQRHARRLCRILDWSFETAGTPPDATLYGANHLGYADIVMLAAATPVVFVSKSEVRSWPILGTLASCAGTLFLNRQRKEDLVTVARQFEPVTAAGIPVVVFLEGTSSDGSQVLPFRASLLAPAVAAGWNVAPVALDYSVRPGSVARDVAWWGDQGFMPHFLNLLARDAVHARIAFGGALPAGPDRKALARTLHAAVVGLRVHGGTIPESPAKFEPELASKNSRG
- a CDS encoding glycosyltransferase family 2 protein, whose amino-acid sequence is MPPVPAQITIVVPLFEEAANVAPLVTELIRVFAGESRPWELVLVDDGSRDGTWTEVLAAQATDPRVRGIRHRENRGQSAAVWTGIIRSDAPLLCTLDGDLQNDPSELPRMLSLLDSVDFVCGHRVHRRDSRVRRVSSRVARVARRLALGADFADTGCALRAFRRECLAGVFLFNGLHRFLPILVAGGGFRCREVPVMHRARTAGVSKYGVWNRLGRGLFDLLGVAWYQRRRVAPVVLEDSRRPTDAAGATIPVSRC